The following proteins are encoded in a genomic region of Cetobacterium somerae:
- the relB gene encoding type II toxin-antitoxin system RelB family antitoxin, giving the protein MSIISVRLNTDEELLLKKVADFEGVGLSSYIKKIVFERLEEEYDLKVAENAYKTHVESNQKTYSFDSVIEELGIDL; this is encoded by the coding sequence ATGTCAATTATTTCTGTTAGATTAAATACTGATGAAGAGCTATTATTAAAAAAAGTTGCTGATTTTGAAGGTGTTGGACTTTCTAGCTATATAAAAAAAATTGTTTTTGAAAGATTGGAAGAAGAATATGATTTAAAAGTTGCTGAAAATGCTTATAAAACTCATGTAGAATCAAACCAAAAAACTTACTCTTTTGATAGTGTAATTGAGGAATTAGGAATTGATTTATGA
- a CDS encoding type II toxin-antitoxin system RelE family toxin, protein MKYRVEFSETSLGHLKKLDKSVQTIILKWIKKNLVDCNNPKAHGKALVGNKKGFWRYRVGNYRLLCNIHDEVLTILVLEVGHRSEIYKK, encoded by the coding sequence ATTAAATACAGAGTTGAATTTTCAGAAACATCTTTAGGACATTTAAAAAAATTAGATAAATCAGTTCAGACTATTATTTTAAAATGGATTAAAAAAAATCTTGTTGATTGTAATAATCCTAAAGCACATGGAAAAGCATTAGTAGGAAATAAAAAAGGATTTTGGCGATACAGAGTAGGTAATTATAGATTACTTTGTAATATCCATGATGAGGTATTAACTATATTAGTTCTTGAAGTAGGACATAGAAGTGAAATTTATAAAAAATAA